One Neodiprion pinetum isolate iyNeoPine1 chromosome 1, iyNeoPine1.2, whole genome shotgun sequence genomic window carries:
- the LOC124211450 gene encoding brefeldin A-inhibited guanine nucleotide-exchange protein 3 isoform X2, which produces MEDLLLQIVKEASHAKLPNIRKSAQEAHDFLDKQQGLLRDPPHELRAKCLHTCQLALETRRSKFVAFGLAGLHKMLRDDRFQSPYEPEDDSLWLPAQMLHTMSSILSQSDDAQTDMLKVLLQVACSSYWTMNGRLIIAVLTTCSEAFENGNQAVRTAAQAATSQTLRSFCLFLDEECQEMDENAKKNKNIHERGVSCFNEAIPILQYICSKLDEAQTNGRNGTTVVFLLECLHTLISSLPQKIHTNAHFTTFLWQKFCPALIAFLGTPRVDKTFISREGKDTEVGRGSGYLATALSFDSHQAKTVYSIGTELVRLVGCVGSLRPVLESVFHRMLLYPPPQHRIEPLKALRELLRSPSRMVDFAGPLLVENEKGSQQSDMALMRLVMDSIEESTTAGPLVLHASVSCVVAMLSALQELCEGKAISHDYTCTINSLYEDLDSCNYQGPLTYQSMARLPKTYREQLELMKKANNSESDSSGHGLSENGDSSDTEGPQNESDINEENSLDENDYSLENEKQRLRLEKLPKCLHVGRQIAEECNVDVERHNARLFAKTIISDLIPMVSTLRSNIQVDEAFQSFASEYCQGVFAEQQKLQAQGDTSVDTCALITIMNADGIYLATYAALLLNLKLIKINYYNDDTRQVPISEEQFVEEVHGSGVLVYLSATWLSELYQQVLACNLLEKCGYNPNTKENNALVNVLTDIDGLGSTLQSGQLLSDYRRLERAQPSHIEPSPEAEAGAKLSRRVLTCCWGSMMTVLTAGLNPSNEENSKGILNREGGRRGVKDTVVMALEGLHKAATLSNILGLQNRCGSIFSLLAKASCSEQSASKLRRTKDVLRLKLQNRGANLHTSHALSMEVLLARGLELGSHSSDCWPHVFICCLYVCKLEHGFFSKTQNHSLPKALQKKDTNIGENKTTQERLNLSFNLTDEDETCVDVYSFLSTPYNQNVTTDSIPEIIQESNADNHFNGILPADYAAKIICVLSQLVDRLFEDAALKLNLRALCSFLNALCKASQAQLFKTTNGSKENKRLWWRRTKPRENDLNVLLLTRLGAVMLKCVRSGRPLIHIMRVWSILGPHFMEAACHKDRAISKKAVQCIHDSVAALLNEQIELPHFHFNEALFKPFENLLCLELCDGDVQDQIVSCICEFVETNRTEIRSGWRPLFGALRVASVGNSESIESEPLLEVFRVFLSTDNTLVFANAALDCILCLLRHVRGPSDNGIEEETESKKMQLCVESLKYLLSCSDILASMYCMPACPIFHSAQRIQVSTIPQYVDAVIPNLELTTFAQNGDPPHETIQEMSYKVLSTTDGVLTTLQNLDKPSGILRVWYLLIEGLASATMICPRKYQPHTLETLFHLLRDILNIPGPDFGLYCVNHLLLPMVQNWLRKTSKIFRGWDNFAPNFKQCCGLTTDLVVDYLTHLQGPEVVRNETFLPATTLMLKQLLLVMAECVVQPTESIARLGCACIRHVLVSGGPMLTPEQWEVCGVACYRACSNSLQELHQLTMAFSARSESFYGDVAQVKVAARRDATPEESERLRQLAAQVFLLDEQRSEEIPSTADERSFVFLLYPPSITTTLNPDLYIVRVQLKALVVGLLVHQMLLRCIASVLLHGTRQLIPSLVQVILEPAASSVTDTPEKSLPGYLPYMNSSHIDTFLAALDLSQAAAMKFDSRPGLKFLVQKVANLDQAANLYQQAGVAWTIKVVTLFELCLDEISRTGADVDKVKLILRGNSEDSETVEPTAEDDTVKILEKFARLSKYLKELQTTFDNLCEMYVEVVVDKDGEHSRVDQFASQSVFFLVAQPDDYPEIKGKETSERRNSGEKLQGASGVVEASITAPESSELSVEPVSRIHENADTGSSSSSDDEVEIYNPNLDDESGLEELGLAENESRPFRLSDLAVEYSTDSGPESEPESYDENSRPASRLGSINDRILYLDQSRESSREGYVDTLDDDDVMNRANSVAPSRLDHLDFRGVESRGSKCSKDRAVSRLMGTAATPLSRQNSLKFVFGDGDEERIRGSPPPLRSQSVMELRKTSAANRRTGNSLRVRPSQSVSESPKSRSSSKASNRSQQLYTSKVACLEEDETSSVGSPVKTVEEDKVTALLDAYKRSKLGLRTNPFLVDKTAEETKAKQPPVPPEVELQRKKSIFKDREAHCRAWAEILSAALQWASMLPDEKLAPLLPVLVGGVQILTRHAADPPLKQHLAVAGSIAKVV; this is translated from the exons AGTTAGAACTGCGGCACAGGCAGCTACCAGCCAAACTCTTCGATCCTTCTGCTTATTTCTAG atgAAGAATGTCAAGAAATGGACGAGAATGccaagaagaataagaatattcatgaaagaGGGGTATCTTGTTTTAATGAGGCGATACCTATACTACAATATATCTGTAGCAAATTAGATGAAGCTCAAAC AAACGGCCGTAATGGAACAACAGTTGTGTTTCTTCTAGAATGCTTGCACACATTGATATCATCTCTTCCGCAGAAAATCCATACTAATGCACACTTCACGACATTCTTGTGGCAAAAGTTTTGCCCCGCGCTCATAGCTTTTCTGGGTACTCCAAGAGTTGACAAAACATTTATATCCAGGGAAGGAAAAGATACGGAAGTTGGTAGAGGGTCAGGCTACTTAGCAACAGCTTTGAGTTTTGACAGCCATCAGGCTAAAACTGTTTATAG tATCGGAACAGAATTGGTCCGTTTGGTTGGTTGTGTTGGGTCGCTTCGCCCGGTACTGGAATCAGTATTTCACAGAATGTTACTATACCCACCACCACAACACAGAATAGAACCTTTAAAAGCACTTCGGGAGTTGTTGCGTAGTCCGAGTAGAATGGTAGATTTTGCAGGACCTTTGCtggttgaaaatgaaaaaggaagTCAACAAAGCGACATGGCATTAATGCGACT AGTTATGGATTCAATAGAAGAATCCACAACAGCTGGGCCGTTGGTACTTCATGCCTCTGTTTCCTGTGTTGTTGCTATGCTATCTGCATTGCAGGAGCTTTGTGAAGGAAAAGCTATCAGTCATGATTACACTTGTACAATCAATAGTCTTTACGAAGATCTTGATAGCTGTAACTATCAAGGTCCGTTAACTTACCAGAGTATGGCTAGGCTGCCAAAAACTTATCG CGAACAACTAGAGCTTATGAAAAAAGCTAATAACTCTGAGTCAGATTCGTCTGGTCATGGGCTCTCTGAGAACGGTGATTCGTCAGACACAGAAGGTCCACAAAACGAATCAGACATAAATGAAGAGAACAGTTTAGATGAGAATGATTATTCGTTAGAAAATGAGAAGCAAAGATTGAGATTAGAAAAGTTGCCAAAGTGCCTGCATGTCGGAAGACAGATTGCCGAAGAGTGCAATGTCGATGTTGAAAGGCATAATGCGAGATTGTTTGCAAAGACTATTATATCAGATTTGATTCCAATGGTATCAACTCTGAGGAGTAATATTCAGGTTGACGAAGCCTTTCAATCTTTTGCTTCTGAATACTGCCaag GGGTTTTTGCAGAGCAACAAAAATTACAAGCTCAGGGAGACACCAGCGTAGATACATGTGCCCTGATAACTATAATGAACGCTGATGGAATTTATTTGGCAACTTATGCCGCACTGCTATTGAACTTGAAGTTGatcaaaataaattattacaacgACGATACTCGACAAGTACCGATCAGTGAG GAGCAATTTGTCGAGGAAGTTCATGGCTCTGGTGTACTGGTATATCTTTCAGCCACATGGCTATCTGAACTGTATCAACAAGTTTTGGCATGTAATCTTCTAGAAAAATGCGGATATAATCCAAATACAAAAGAGAATAATGCGCTTGTGAATGTACTAACCG atatCGACGGCCTGGGCAGTACTCTTCAGAGCGGTCAACTTTTGTCAGACTACCGCCGACTAGAAAGAGCTCAACCATCACACATCGAACCTTCACCAGAAGCAGAGGCAGGAGCCAAACTATCACGCCGAGTACTTACTTGCTGCTGGGGGAGCATGATGACTGTTTTAACGGCAGGTCTTAATCCATCGAATGAAGAAAATTCCAAAGGGATTCTTAATAGAGAAGGTGGAAGAAGAGGAGTGAAAGATACAGTTGTGATGGCACTTGAGGGATTGCATAAAGCTGCAACGTTGAGTAATATTTTAG GCCTCCAGAATCGTTGTGGTTccattttctctctccttgCTAAGGCATCCTGTAGCGAACAGTCTGCATCAAAATTAAGACGGACAAAAGATGTTCTTAGACTTAAGTTACAAAATAGAGGAGCTAACTTACATACGTCCCATGCACTGAGTATGGAAGTTCTCCTAGCCAGAGGTCTTGAGTTAGGAAGTCATAGTAGTGATTGTTGGCCACATGTTTTTAT ATGTTGTTTGTACGTATGCAAATTGGAGCACGGATTCTTTAGCAAAACTCAAAATCACAGTTTACCAAAGGCATTGCAGAAGAAAGATACTAATATAGGAGAGAATAAAACAACCCAAGAAAGACTTAATCTTAGTTTTAATCTAACAGATGAAGATGAAACTTG tgtTGACGTATACAGTTTCCTTTCAACTCCATACAATCAGAACGTGACAACAGATTCCATCCCTGAAATTATACAGGAATCTAATGCTGATAACCATTTCAATGGCATTCTGCCTGCTGATTATGCAGCTAAAATAATTTGCGTGTTATCACAGTTAGTTGATAGACTTTTCGAAGATGCTGCATTAAAGTTGAATTTGAGAGCACTGTGCTCATTTTTGAATGCTCTATGTAAAGCGAGTCAAGCGCAATTGTTTAAGACGACAAATGGATCGAAAGAGAATAAACGGCTCTGGTGGCGGCGAACTAAACCAAgagaaaatgatttgaatGTGCTACTTTTGACAAGACTAGGAGCAGTGATGTTAAAGTGCGTCAGAAGTGGCCGACCATTAATCCATATCATGAGG GTATGGAGCATCCTGGGGCCTCATTTTATGGAAGCTGCTTGCCACAAGGATCGCGCAATTTCTAAAAAAGCTGTACAATGCATACACGACTCGGTCGCCGCGTTATTGAATGAACAGATCGAACTACCACACTTTCATTTTAATGAGGCTCTCTTCAAGccctttgaaaatttactttgCTTAGAATTATGTGACGGCGATGTACAAGATCAG ATTGTGAGCTGCATTTGTGAGTTCGTCGAAACAAATCGAACAGAAATTCGTTCAGGGTGGCGTCCTCTGTTTGGAGCTTTGAGGGTCGCTTCAGTTGGAAATTCAGAGTCTATAGAATCAGAGCCCCTCCTTGAAGTGTTTAGAGTATTTCTGTCAACTGACAATACTCTGGTGTTTGCGAATGCGGCTCTAGACTGCATATTATGCTTACTGCGACATGTCAGAGGTCCTAGTGATAACGGAATTGAGGAAGAAACAGAATCAAAGAAAATGCAACTCTGCGTCGAAAGCTTGAAGTACCTTTTAAGCTGCAGCGACATTTTAGCATCAATGTACTGTATGCCTGCATGCCCGATATTCCATTCAGCACAAAGAATCCAAGTTTCAACAATACCACAATATGTTGATGCGGTCATTCCGAATCTGGAACTAACGACCTTTGCTCAAAACGGTGACCCTCCTCACGAAACTATCCAAGAAATGTCTTACAAAGTTTTATCAACTACGGACGGTGTTCTTACTACGTTACAAAACTTGGATAAACCAAGCGGAATACTAAGGGTTTGGTATTTGCTCATTGAAGGGCTCGCTAGTGCTACCATGATCTGTCCACGCAAGTACCAGCCGCATACGTTGGAAACGTTATTCCACTTGTTGCGAGACATACTAAATATCCCAGGACCTGATTTCGGACTATACTGCGTCAATCATTTGCTACTACCAATGGTTCAGAATTGGCTGAGAAAAACATCGAAGATTTTTCGTGGCTGGGACAATTTTGCACCTAATTTCAAACAGTGTTGTGGATTAACAACTGACTTGGTTGTGGATTATCTCACTCATTTGCAAG gACCTGAAGTCGTTCGGAACGAAACGTTTTTACCAGCTACCACTTTGATGCTGAAACAACTTCTGCTCGTGATGGCAGAGTGTGTGGTACAGCCCACAGAGAGTATAGCGAGATTGGGATGCGCTTGCATCAG GCACGTGCTCGTCAGCGGAGGTCCGATGCTGACACCCGAACAGTGGGAGGTATGCGGAGTTGCCTGCTACCGGGCGTGCTCAAATTCCCTCCAGGAGCTCCACCAGCTCACCATGGCATTTTCCGCTCGTTCCGAATCTTTCTACGGGGATGTGGCCCAGGTCAAGGTCGCcgcgcgtcgcgacgccaccCCGGAGGAATCGGAGCGTCTTCGTCAGCTTGCCGCCCAG GTATTTCTGCTCGATGAACAACGGTCCGAAGAAATTCCGTCAACGGCTGACGAGAGGTCCTTTGTTTTTCTACTTTATCCACCGTCGATTACGACTACTCTCAATCCTGATCTTTACATAGTCAGGGTCCAGCTAAAAGCCCTGGTAGTTGGCCTCTTGGTCCATCAGATGCTGCTTCGTTGCATAGCTAGCGTTCTTCTCCATGGGACTAGGCAGCTTATTCCTAG CCTGGTGCAAGTGATTTTAGAACCGGCGGCATCGTCGGTAACAGATACCCCAGAAAAATCCTTACCCGGATACTTGCCATACATGAATTCATCACATATCGACACATTCCTGGCCGCTCTGGATTTGTCACAGGCGGCAGCGATGAAGTTTGATTCCCGCCCCGGCCTCAAGTTCCTGGTACAAAAGGTGGCGAATCTCGATCAGGCAGCGAATTTGTATCAGCAAGCCGGTGTTGCTTGGACGATTAAAGTTGTAACTCTGTTCGAATTGTGCCTGGACGAGATTTCCAGAACAGGAGCAGACGTTGACAAAGTGAAACTGATTCTTAGAGGAAATTCGGAAGACAGCGAAACCGTGGAACCGACTGCAGAGGATGATACCGTAAAAATTCTGGAGAAATTCGCCAGACTTTCGAAGTACCTGAAAGAGCTGCAGACGACGTTCGACAACTTGTGCGAAATGTACGTCGAGGTTGTCGTCGACAAGGACGGAGAGCACTCGCGAGTTGATCAGTTCGCCAGTCAGTCGGTCTTCTTCTTGGTCGCTCAGCCAGACGACTATCCAGAAATAAAGGGAAAGGAGACGTCGGAGCGCAGGAACAGCGGGGAAAAACTCCAAGGCGCATCCGGAGTCGTTGAGGCTTCGATCACGGCGCCTGAAAGCAGCGAGTTGTCGGTGGAGCCGGTATCCCGAATCCATGAAAACGCAGACACGGGTTCGTCGTCTTCTTCCGACGACGAGGTCGAGATATACAATCCAAACCTCGACGACGAGAGCGGACTGGAGGAGCTGGGACTCGCCGAGAACGAATCGAGGCCCTTCAGGCTCTCCGATTTGGCGGTCGAGTACTCCACGGATTCCGGACCGGAATCGGAGCCGGAATCGTATGACGAGAATTCGCGACCCGCTTCCCGGCTGGGGTCGATCAACGATCGAATTCTCTACTTGGATCAATCCCGCGAAAGTTCTCGGGAGGGTTACGTCGACACATTGGATGACGACGATGTTATGAACCGGGCGAATTCGGTTGCGCCCTCGAGATTGGACCACCTTGATTTTCGGGGGGTCGAAAGCCGCGGGAGTAAATGCTCCAAGGATCGGGCAGTCTCTCGCCTCATGGGAACAGCAGCGACGCCATTGTCCAGGCAGAATTCCCTCAAGTTCGTATTTGGGGACGGCGACGAAGAGCGGATCCGAGGCTCGCCACCACCCCTGCGATCCCAGTCGGTCATGGAACTCCGGAAGACCTCGGCTGCCAATCGGAGAACCGGGAATTCCCTCAGGGTCAGACCTTCGCAGTCCGTTTCGGAGTCTCCGAAGTCGCGGTCGTCTTCCAAGGCCAGCAATCGTTCCCAGCAGCTTTACACCTCGAAAGTCGCGTGTCTCGAGGAGGACGAGACATCGAGTGTCGGCTCGCCTGTGAAGACCGTCGAAGAGGATAAAGTGACCGCTTTGCTCGACGCTTACAAGCGTAGCAAGCTTGGACTTCGCACAAATCCTTTCCTCGTCGATAAAACTGCCGAGGAGACAAAGGCGAAGCAGCCACCCGTTCCTCCCGAAGTCGAGCTGCAGAGGAAGAAGAGCATCTTCAAGGATCGCGAAGCGCACTGCAGAGCCTGGGCCGAGATTCTGAGCGCTGCCTTGCAGTGGGCCTCCATGTTACCG GACGAGAAATTGGCACCTTTGCTACCGGTCCTTGTGGGTGGCGTCCAAATTTTAACACGACACGCTGCAGATCCTCCGCTCAAACAGCATCTTGCG GTCGCAGGTTCTATAGCGAAAGTGGTGTAA